In Pseudoclavibacter sp. Marseille-Q3772, the sequence GATCGTACTGGCGCTGGGCGGTGTCATCCAGAACTTCAACGGGTTCACTTCGGTGGAGTCGCTCACGGGTGCTGCCCAGACGATTCCAGGCGGACCAACTGCTTCCCAAGAAGTAATCAAACTCCTCGGCACTAACGGTGGCGGGTTCTTCAACGCAAACTCGTCTCACCCGTTTGAGAACCCGAACGCCTGGACGAACCTGTTTGAAGTACTGCTAATGCTGGCCATTCCGTTCTCACTACCACGCACATTCGGCACGATGGTCAAGGATCGACGTCAGGGATACGCCATTCTTGGCACGATGGCAGTGCTGTACATCGGTTCCTACGCCGCGCTGGTGGCATTCGAGTCAATGGCACACGGCACTGCGCCGGCCATCGCCGGTGGCGCTATGGAAGGTAAAGAAGCGCGGTTCGGCATCATCAGCACCGCAATCTTTGGTACCACCAGCACTGGAACCTCGACGGGTGCAGTCAACGCGATGCACGACTCCTTCACTGGTTTGGGCGGCATGATGCCGTTGCTCAACATGATGCTCGGCGAGGTTTCGCCCGGTGGTGTCGGTTCTGGCCTGTACGGAATCCTGGTTCTTGCCGTGATCTCGGTGTTCATCTCCGGTTTGCTCATCGGCCGTACACCGGAATACCTCGGCAAAAAGATCGGCCCGAAGGAAATCAAACTGGCGGCACTGTACATCCTCGTGATGCCCACGCTGGTACTCGCTGGCACCGCGCTCAGCTTTGCTATCCCCGGCATCCGCGAAGAAGTCATTACCACTTCACTAAACAACACCGGATCGCACGGTATGTCAGAGGTTCTGTATGCCTTCACATCCGCAGCGAACAACAACGGTTCAGCATTCGCGGGTTTGACCGCCGACACTCCCTGGCTGGCAACCGCACTTGGTGTTGCGATCCTCGTCGGACGGTTCCTGCCCATCGCATTGGCACTTGCTCTGGCAGGCACGCTCGCGAAGCAGGACAAAGTTCCGGAAACTTCCGGCACGCTGCCCACTCACCGACCGCTATTTGTCGGCATCCTGACCGCCGTCACGCTGCTCGTTTCGGCACTCACCTTCTTCCCCGTACTTGCTGTGGGACCACTCGCAGAAGGGCTCATGTAGATCAATGTCAACCACAACCTCTCTCAAACAAGACCACGAACGTCTCGACAAGAAATCGGAGCGACAACAGACTGCGCGTAACCGCAGCGGCTTCAGCTGGCAACAGCTACGCGAGGCGCTCCCCGTTGCCGGCCGCAAACTGAACCCTGCTGAACAGTGGCGTAACCCGGTCATGTTCATCGTCTGGGTCGGCGCGGCGCTCACCACCGTATTGTCGGTCGTTGAGCCAATGCTGGGCGGCCCTACGCAATCCGGTGGCGCCGAAGTCCCTTGGTCATTCACTCCCATCATTGCGCTTTGGCTGTGGGCAACCGTCTACTTCGCAAATATTGCCGAAGCCGTCGCGGAGGGCCGCGGTAAAGCTCAGGCGGAAACCCTGAAGCAAACACGCAGCAACACCATGGCGACACTGGTGGAGCAATACGACGCCACCAAGGATGCGAGTGCTCGGCACGCAAAGACGATCCAGGTCAGCTCAACCGAGCTGAAGATCGGTG encodes:
- the kdpA gene encoding potassium-transporting ATPase subunit KdpA, which translates into the protein MTWLPALLTLLTVALALAVIHRPFGDYMAWVYTAEHDLAPERVVYRVFGVDPKSPQTWQAYLRSVLAFSAVGLLLLYTLQRLQPVLPYSLGLDAPYEPLAFNTAASFVGNTNWQSYSPETTLGYTAQLAGLTVQNFVSAAVGMAVAVALVRGFAARRTGTIGNFWVDLTRGLYRILLPLSVLGAIVLALGGVIQNFNGFTSVESLTGAAQTIPGGPTASQEVIKLLGTNGGGFFNANSSHPFENPNAWTNLFEVLLMLAIPFSLPRTFGTMVKDRRQGYAILGTMAVLYIGSYAALVAFESMAHGTAPAIAGGAMEGKEARFGIISTAIFGTTSTGTSTGAVNAMHDSFTGLGGMMPLLNMMLGEVSPGGVGSGLYGILVLAVISVFISGLLIGRTPEYLGKKIGPKEIKLAALYILVMPTLVLAGTALSFAIPGIREEVITTSLNNTGSHGMSEVLYAFTSAANNNGSAFAGLTADTPWLATALGVAILVGRFLPIALALALAGTLAKQDKVPETSGTLPTHRPLFVGILTAVTLLVSALTFFPVLAVGPLAEGLM